One Microbacterium keratanolyticum DNA window includes the following coding sequences:
- a CDS encoding ABC transporter ATP-binding protein: MTTAHTTELLRIDDLEVAFEERGVLTNRPVRGITLAVAPGEVVGIVGETGCGKSLTGLAVLGLLPKGAVPRGRVLLDGVEQPFDGSGSARGEAISIVFQNPGTAFNPVFTLGRQMRDVVDRHRRVDGHRLGRAAAKAHILHYLAQVGLPDPERVFRSYPHELSGGMLQRAMIAMALVCEPKLLILDEPTTALDVTIAKQILELILELRDGFGFGVLLITHNLGVVREVCDRIAVLYAGRVVETGPTDAVLRAPAHPYTRGLLGALPARHRPGQALDAIRGAVPGNLLGLTGCSFRERCPIAVDACADIDPGLGPVSPFHEAACIVAAAPEGVSS; encoded by the coding sequence ATGACCACCGCACACACGACCGAGCTCCTCCGCATCGACGACCTCGAGGTCGCGTTCGAGGAACGCGGAGTCCTCACCAACCGACCGGTCCGCGGCATCACGCTCGCCGTCGCGCCCGGCGAGGTCGTCGGCATCGTCGGCGAGACCGGCTGTGGCAAGAGCCTCACGGGGCTCGCCGTGCTCGGCCTCCTCCCGAAGGGCGCCGTGCCGCGAGGGCGGGTGCTCCTCGACGGAGTCGAGCAGCCTTTTGACGGCAGCGGATCCGCCCGCGGCGAGGCAATCTCGATCGTCTTCCAGAACCCCGGGACCGCGTTCAACCCGGTGTTCACACTGGGCCGGCAGATGCGCGACGTCGTCGACCGACATCGTCGGGTCGACGGTCACAGGCTCGGTCGCGCGGCCGCGAAGGCGCACATCCTGCACTATCTCGCGCAGGTCGGCCTCCCCGACCCCGAGCGGGTCTTCCGCAGCTACCCGCATGAGCTCTCCGGCGGGATGCTGCAGCGCGCGATGATCGCGATGGCGCTCGTGTGCGAGCCGAAGCTGCTGATCCTCGACGAGCCGACCACCGCCCTCGACGTGACCATCGCGAAGCAGATCCTCGAGCTCATCCTCGAGCTCCGGGATGGCTTCGGGTTCGGGGTGCTGCTGATCACGCACAACCTCGGCGTGGTGCGGGAGGTCTGCGATCGCATCGCCGTGCTCTACGCCGGCCGGGTCGTCGAGACGGGACCGACGGATGCCGTGCTGCGCGCCCCCGCCCACCCGTACACGCGCGGCCTGCTCGGCGCCCTTCCCGCCAGGCACCGGCCCGGTCAGGCGCTCGACGCGATCCGCGGCGCGGTGCCGGGCAACCTTCTCGGCCTCACCGGATGCTCGTTCCGCGAACGCTGCCCGATCGCGGTCGACGCCTGCGCGGACATCGATCCGGGGCTCGGACCGGTGTCCCCGTTTCACGAGGCCGCCTGCATCGTGGCCGCCGCGCCAGAGGGGGTCAGCTCGTGA
- a CDS encoding LysR family transcriptional regulator, with amino-acid sequence MDLRLLRYFLTVCETGTLHGAAAVLHVAQPSLSRQIRRLEQDLGFTLFDRSARGLSLTAAGRAFRPVAEDLLTRATQVTSTARAIARGTVSDLTVVAAPTTVADVISPFIVHAGAGGVIGNAIEAMPEHVYGAIERGDADFAVGTRIPPAELRSMVLGHAYLWAQMPADHPFASRASIPIEELVRERLIVMSPAHGVRHMLDSAAARAGLSFSAAVETTSPVLAQALAAAGRGICVLSDDPHYDLAAVPISATGGDLIITLFGVWDEMHYAGAQIAACLEDLSAFNAVLYPQTTKFAVPVPPA; translated from the coding sequence ATGGATCTTCGTCTGCTGCGGTACTTCCTCACCGTGTGCGAGACCGGCACCCTGCATGGTGCCGCCGCCGTCCTCCACGTGGCGCAGCCGTCGCTGAGCCGGCAGATACGGCGGCTCGAACAGGACCTCGGCTTCACGCTCTTCGACCGCTCGGCGCGGGGCCTCTCCCTCACCGCCGCGGGCCGCGCGTTCCGTCCCGTCGCAGAGGACCTCCTCACCCGCGCGACGCAGGTGACCTCGACCGCCCGCGCGATCGCCCGCGGCACCGTCTCGGATCTCACCGTCGTCGCCGCCCCCACCACCGTGGCCGACGTGATCTCGCCGTTCATCGTCCACGCCGGCGCCGGCGGCGTCATCGGCAACGCGATCGAGGCGATGCCCGAGCACGTGTACGGCGCCATCGAACGCGGCGACGCCGACTTCGCCGTCGGCACCCGCATCCCGCCAGCGGAGCTGCGGTCGATGGTGCTCGGGCACGCCTACCTGTGGGCGCAGATGCCGGCCGACCACCCGTTCGCGAGTCGCGCCAGCATTCCGATCGAGGAGCTGGTGCGCGAGCGCCTCATCGTCATGAGCCCGGCGCACGGCGTGCGGCACATGCTCGACTCCGCCGCCGCGCGCGCAGGGCTCTCGTTCTCTGCGGCGGTGGAGACGACCTCCCCCGTGCTCGCGCAGGCGCTCGCCGCCGCCGGGCGCGGCATCTGCGTGCTCTCCGACGACCCGCACTACGACCTGGCCGCGGTGCCGATCTCGGCGACCGGCGGCGACCTCATCATCACCCTGTTCGGGGTGTGGGATGAGATGCACTACGCCGGCGCGCAGATCGCGGCCTGTCTGGAGGATCTGAGCGCCTTCAACGCCGTGCTGTACCCGCAGACGACGAAGTTCGCCGTCCCCGTGCCGCCGGCCTGA
- a CDS encoding ABC transporter permease, producing MTATALPPLPPIDSVSRGHGALGRFTRVMRTDRLAALGLALILLVLILAFFGPWIAPFPAQGYGETSVGNRGLAPSAAHWFGTDQLGRDILSRIIIGARPALTISVLVVAIAALIGIPLGAIAGYRGGWLDEVLMRVTEVFQAFPPLLLAMVTVAILGPSLTNAGLALAICWWPWYARLVRAEARSLRDRPFVEAARSIGVPAWRIVPRHILRNCLTPVLVQATVDIGSVVLAAGSLAFIGLGAQPPSPDWGLMVAEGRGQIFTHWWISAFPGLAIFVTVLGFNLLGDALRDLFDPRQVKR from the coding sequence ATGACCGCCACCGCACTGCCCCCTCTCCCGCCCATCGACTCCGTCTCACGGGGCCACGGAGCCCTGGGACGCTTCACCCGGGTGATGCGCACGGATCGGCTCGCCGCGCTCGGGCTCGCTCTCATCCTCCTCGTCCTGATCCTCGCTTTCTTCGGCCCCTGGATCGCGCCGTTCCCCGCACAGGGATACGGCGAGACGAGCGTCGGGAACCGAGGGCTGGCCCCCAGCGCCGCGCACTGGTTCGGCACGGATCAGCTCGGACGCGACATCCTGAGCCGCATCATCATCGGCGCGCGCCCCGCGCTCACCATCTCGGTGCTCGTCGTCGCGATCGCCGCGCTCATCGGCATCCCGCTGGGGGCGATCGCCGGATACCGCGGCGGCTGGCTCGACGAGGTGCTCATGCGCGTCACCGAGGTCTTCCAGGCCTTCCCGCCGCTGCTGCTGGCGATGGTGACCGTGGCGATCCTCGGTCCGAGCCTCACCAACGCCGGCCTCGCACTCGCGATCTGCTGGTGGCCCTGGTACGCCCGGCTCGTGCGCGCTGAAGCACGGTCGCTGCGCGATCGGCCCTTCGTCGAGGCGGCCCGGTCGATCGGGGTCCCGGCCTGGCGCATTGTGCCCCGGCACATCCTGCGCAACTGCCTGACCCCCGTGCTCGTCCAGGCCACCGTCGACATCGGCAGCGTCGTGCTCGCCGCGGGCTCTCTCGCCTTCATCGGCCTCGGCGCCCAGCCGCCATCCCCCGACTGGGGTCTCATGGTCGCCGAGGGGCGCGGGCAGATCTTCACCCACTGGTGGATCTCGGCCTTCCCCGGACTCGCGATCTTCGTGACCGTGCTCGGCTTCAACCTGCTCGGCGATGCGCTGCGCGACCTCTTCGACCCCCGGCAGGTGAAGCGATGA
- a CDS encoding ABC transporter permease, protein MIRFLAGRLGTAALVLFVLTLIVFVLARVIPADPAVVYAGPKAPPEELARIREKLGFDQPLVLQYFNYLTGLVRGDWGDSLATKRPVLDELATRLPATLELLFAAMLFAIVVGIVLGVVAARRPGKALDGAIRFLAIGGVSMPAFWLGLLLQVLFVGQLKLLPATGQFSTDVEYLSPITPVTGFPLLDSFLTGNWAAYSDGLAHLILPALTLAAYPLGLVARMTRASMLEVLSQDYVFTASAYGLRDGLIRWRLALKNALPPTMTIIGLAAAYTLTGTFFVEVVFNWPGIGQFAAGAMLAVDYPAIMAITLLGAAGYLIANFVVDLVQARLDPRVRLA, encoded by the coding sequence ATGATCCGCTTCCTCGCCGGCAGGCTCGGAACCGCGGCGCTCGTGCTGTTCGTGCTCACGCTCATCGTGTTCGTGCTCGCGCGCGTCATCCCGGCCGACCCGGCCGTCGTCTACGCCGGCCCGAAGGCGCCGCCGGAGGAGCTCGCCCGCATCCGCGAGAAGCTCGGCTTCGATCAGCCGCTTGTCCTGCAGTACTTCAACTACCTCACCGGTCTCGTCCGGGGCGACTGGGGCGACTCGCTCGCCACCAAGCGCCCCGTGCTCGACGAGCTCGCGACCCGGCTTCCGGCCACGCTCGAGCTCCTCTTCGCCGCGATGCTGTTCGCCATCGTCGTCGGCATCGTGCTCGGGGTCGTGGCCGCGCGACGGCCGGGCAAGGCGCTGGACGGCGCGATCCGGTTCCTCGCCATCGGCGGTGTCTCGATGCCGGCGTTCTGGCTCGGCCTGCTGCTGCAGGTGCTCTTCGTCGGGCAGCTGAAGCTGCTGCCGGCGACCGGCCAGTTCAGCACCGACGTCGAGTACCTTTCGCCGATCACGCCGGTCACCGGGTTCCCGCTCCTCGACAGCTTCCTCACGGGGAACTGGGCCGCCTACAGCGACGGGCTCGCGCACCTCATCCTGCCCGCGCTCACCCTCGCCGCCTATCCGCTCGGACTCGTCGCCCGTATGACCCGCGCCTCGATGCTCGAGGTGCTCAGCCAGGACTACGTCTTCACGGCGAGCGCCTATGGACTGCGCGACGGACTCATCCGGTGGCGGCTCGCGCTGAAGAACGCCCTCCCGCCGACGATGACGATCATCGGACTCGCGGCCGCCTACACCCTGACCGGCACCTTCTTCGTCGAGGTCGTCTTCAACTGGCCCGGCATCGGGCAGTTCGCCGCCGGTGCGATGCTCGCCGTGGACTATCCGGCCATCATGGCGATCACCCTCCTCGGGGCCGCCGGCTACCTCATCGCCAACTTCGTCGTCGACCTGGTCCAGGCGCGACTCGACCCCCGGGTGAGGCTCGCATGA
- a CDS encoding ABC transporter substrate-binding protein, translated as MAVTRAGAPRILSILAIGAAAALTVSGCTAGGKDGGEPSTSVLSVAASAAVTTWDPVRSFSTEALYLGNVYEPLLWKNAEGADEDFMPGIAESWETSEDGLTWTFRIREGATFHDGEPVDAEAVKASIEAAKDHAGASFIWAPLESIEAADDTTVVMHLAYSAPMDLVAASTYGAWIVSPKALEASADDEKYFEAGIDAGSGPYTVKSYTPGEKVVLEAYDEYWNEDAAPTYDIVDIAITPDAVTAQQMLTSGEVDLATNLPLENVDTIADDLGTEVRTANSPFNFVAFFNTTRAPLDDPKVRQALSYAVPYEDIIEVGGAGYGTQSHGPVPKGIFPYSEDVPQYTQDLDKAKALLAEAGHADGLTLTLTFASENSAEARFVPLIKDAFAKIGVTLDVRAELFNQQWENAKADPAGAQDIFVVYYWPTYSDAGSDNLYSLFHSSDAPFFNLSYWDNAEYDALVDEAGTLTGSDREAAQTKYEEAMKLLVDQAPGIFLYDAQAVNVVPKGLHVADFNENYPFTTFFAPIAPAN; from the coding sequence ATGGCAGTCACCCGAGCGGGAGCCCCCCGCATCCTCTCCATCCTGGCCATCGGCGCGGCTGCCGCGCTGACCGTCAGCGGCTGCACCGCGGGAGGGAAGGACGGCGGTGAGCCGTCGACCTCGGTGCTCAGCGTCGCCGCGTCGGCGGCCGTGACCACCTGGGATCCGGTGCGTTCCTTCTCGACCGAGGCCCTGTACCTGGGCAACGTCTACGAGCCGCTGCTGTGGAAGAACGCCGAGGGCGCGGACGAGGACTTCATGCCCGGCATCGCCGAGTCCTGGGAGACGAGCGAGGACGGACTCACCTGGACCTTCCGCATCCGCGAAGGGGCGACGTTCCACGATGGCGAGCCGGTCGACGCGGAGGCCGTGAAGGCGAGCATCGAGGCCGCGAAGGACCACGCCGGGGCCTCCTTCATCTGGGCGCCGCTGGAGTCGATCGAGGCCGCGGACGATACGACCGTCGTCATGCACCTCGCCTACTCGGCGCCCATGGATCTCGTCGCCGCCTCCACCTACGGCGCCTGGATCGTCTCCCCGAAGGCGCTCGAGGCCTCGGCCGACGACGAGAAGTACTTCGAGGCGGGCATCGACGCGGGATCTGGCCCCTACACGGTCAAGTCCTACACCCCGGGCGAGAAGGTCGTGCTGGAGGCGTACGACGAGTACTGGAACGAGGACGCCGCGCCGACCTACGACATCGTCGACATCGCGATCACCCCGGATGCCGTCACCGCGCAGCAGATGCTCACATCTGGCGAGGTCGACCTCGCGACGAACCTGCCGCTGGAGAACGTCGACACGATCGCCGACGACCTCGGCACGGAGGTGCGCACCGCGAACTCGCCGTTCAACTTCGTGGCCTTCTTCAACACGACCCGCGCGCCCCTGGACGACCCGAAGGTGCGGCAGGCGCTGAGCTACGCCGTCCCCTACGAGGACATCATTGAGGTGGGCGGCGCCGGATACGGCACGCAGTCCCATGGCCCCGTGCCGAAGGGCATCTTCCCGTACTCCGAGGATGTGCCGCAGTACACCCAGGACCTCGACAAGGCGAAGGCGCTCCTCGCCGAGGCGGGCCACGCGGACGGCCTGACGCTCACGCTCACCTTCGCCTCGGAGAACTCGGCCGAGGCCAGGTTCGTGCCGCTGATCAAGGACGCCTTCGCGAAGATCGGCGTGACGCTCGACGTGCGCGCCGAGCTGTTCAACCAGCAGTGGGAGAACGCGAAGGCCGACCCCGCCGGCGCGCAGGACATCTTCGTTGTCTACTACTGGCCGACGTACAGCGACGCCGGCTCCGACAACCTGTACTCGCTGTTCCACTCCAGCGACGCGCCGTTCTTCAACCTCAGCTACTGGGACAACGCCGAGTACGACGCCCTCGTCGACGAGGCGGGAACCCTGACCGGCAGCGACCGCGAGGCCGCGCAGACAAAGTACGAGGAGGCGATGAAGCTGCTCGTGGACCAGGCGCCCGGCATCTTCCTCTACGACGCCCAGGCGGTGAACGTCGTCCCGAAGGGGCTCCATGTGGCCGACTTCAACGAGAACTACCCGTTCACGACGTTCTTCGCCCCCATCGCCCCCGCGAACTGA